CTAATTTGTTAAAAATATTTTTGCAAAAGTACGACAATTAGAACAATCTAATAAATATTTCATACTTTTATGTCTTAAACTTAACTTAAAATTTGGCCATGAAAATACTTAATCTTAACCATATAACAAAAACCTTGATGGCAGTTATTTTCCTGGCTGTTTCATCAAATGCTACTGCACAGCAAAATACGAACAATGATTTCCAAAGCAGGGTACGTTTTGGAGGCGGATTAGGCCTTGGTTTCGGGTCAGGATACACAAATCTTTCCGTGGCTCCAAGCGCAATATACGACTTCAATCCCTATTTTTCTGCCGGTTTGGCATTGCAGGTAAGTTATGTAAGAGATAAAGACTTTTATGAATCCTATATCTACGGTCCCAGCCTTATCCTACTGACAAATCCGATTCCCGAAATTCAACTTTCTGCAGAATTGGAACAATTAAGAGTCAATCTGGACTATGACGATAAAGTCGGGGGCGGTTCTGACAATTTTTGGAGTACGGCACTTTTTCTGGGAGCCGGTTACAGAATGGACAATATTACGGTTGGTGCCCGATATAATGTTTTACATGACAGTGACAAAAATGTTTACAATGATGCTTTGATGCCTTTTGTGAGGGTGTATTTTTAAGGTGCTAAGACACTAAGATACTGAGATGCTAAGTTTGTATGTTTTTTAAGTTACTAAGGGATAAGGTTCTGAGGTGCTAAGGTTGTGCATCTTATGTTTAAAAGAAAACGTTATTAAAGGTAGGCTATGTATTTCCTTTTTGTGAATTAGCTTCTAAAAATTCTGTAGCTAAAATTCGAAATCAAATTAATCCAAAATCATCTGGCTATAAGAGAACTAAAGACCTTAGAATCTTAGTACCTCAGCAACTCAGAAACTTTCTAAAGTCTATTTCGAAACCAAACTTTCTGCCATTCCCTTTTGAGAATAAGAAAAGTAATCTGTTCAGAAAGCTCTACCAAATCAGAGCCGTCTAATTTTTTGACCTCAACTTCAGGAACATCAATAATATAAAGCAGGTTCAGGTATTCTGCAAATTTGTGTTGGATTAGCCTGTACACTTTTTCATGCAGTTGGATTTTCAACTCAAGGGGCTTTGTACTCAATGGAAAATCAATCGGTTCGTTTGCAAAATTAAAGTCCTTGTTGACTTGTTCCAGTAATTTCAAATACAGGTTTTCTTTCTCTGCTTCAGAAAGTAAATCATCTGTATTTATGGGTGCAATAAAATTCATACTATTTTTTATAACCCTTTCAGGGTTTGGAACCCTGAAAGGGTGAGATATTAAACTTTTCGGCTCATCAAATTTTCCCCAAAAGCTTTCAATACTGCTTTCTTATCCTGAGCAATATTTAATTCCTCCAAGGTTTCAAAAGCCTTAAACGTATATTCCTTAATAGCTTCCTGAGTGGCTTGTGAGGCACCGGTATGATTAAAAATTTCTTTTACAGAATTTATCTTTTCAGAATTGTCTGTTGGCTGTATCGAATATAGGTGCAGCAGCTGTTCTTTTACTTCTGGTGTTGCAAATTGGAGCGTCTTCAAATAAAGATACGTTTTTTTATTTTCAATTATATCACCTCCAACCTGTTTTCCAAATGTTTCCGGATCTCCAAAAGCGTCAAGATAATCATCTTGCAATTGGAAAGCGATACCAAGATTTAATCCGAAATCATAAATCGCTTCGCAGTTTTCAATAGAAGTTTCAGCGATGATCGCTCCCATTTTCATGGCAGCTCCAACCAGTACGGCTGTCTTGTATTCAATCATTTTCAGATATTCCGGGATAGTAACATCGTCACGATTTTCAAAATCCACATCCCATTGCTGCCCTTCACATACTTCAAGCGCTGTTTTGCTAAAAATCTTCGCTAATGCCTGAAAAATTACCGGCTCATACTGTTCAAAATACTGGTAGGCTAAAATCAGCATCGCATCACCAGAAAGAATACCAGTATTAGTATTCCATTTTTCATGAACCGTCTCTTTGCCTCTGCGGAGTGGTGCATCGTCCATTATATCATCATGGACAAGTGAGAAATTATGAAAAACTTCAACCGCCAAAGCTGCCGGAAGCGCTCTCTTGTAGTCCTGATCAAAAATTTCTGCCACCATTAATGTCAGTATAGGACGAATCCTTTTGCCTCCTAATGACAAAATATATTGTATAGGCTCATATAACGATTTTGGTTCTTTGACAATTTTTTGGTTGTCGAGATACTTTAAAAAGTTATCCTGATAATCACTAATGGAATGCATAAAAAAAATTTTGGCTAAAGTAAGGTATTCTTTATACCTCAACAAACTTTCGAAGTTCTAAAATTCACCGAGCGCGAAAACGTTTTTTGTTAAAGAAAAGTTAAATACAATTTGACAAATTTGTCAAAATAAATTATTTAATAATTTTGTTTAACAAAAATGTTAAACACTATGTACATTAAAAATAAAGATGAAGCTACTGAGGAATTGATTAAAAAAACTGCCAAGAAATTATTTTTTGGTGAAGGAAAATTTAATGCAACCACCCAGGAAATAGCTGATGCCGCAGGAGTTAACAGAACCTTGATAAATTATTATTTCCGTTCCAGAGATAAATTGTTTGAAATTGTTTTTGCAGATGCGCAAGAAAAAGAGCAACAAAGAACCGAATCTATTGTTTTTTCAGAATTGCCATTTAAAGCCAAAATTGAAGAATTTATTGATGATTCTTTTGTAATGGCGAAAGAATATCCCTACATGGAAATTTATCTGGTAACACAATTTAACCAGGGATGCTATTTTAAGGATGAAGAAGGAATGGAACGCATGCTTAAAAAATTCTACGAAGAATTGGTTGTAGAAATGGAAAAGGGAACCATCGAAAAAATGGAACCTATACAGTTTATAATTAATATGGTTTCCCTGATCTCCTTTCCTATTTCTATGCGTCCGCTTTTCCAAAAAACCATGCGCCTGACCGATGAAGAATATGAAAAAATTCTGGACGACAGAAAAGAAATTATAATGAATACCTTATTTAAGGAACAATCAAAATCAATCAATAATAAATAATTTAAATCAAATGAAGAGTATGAACAGACTCGCTATCCTGCTGATCGGATTCATTTTTTCGCAAGGCATTCAGGCCCAGACCCGAAAGCTGACGCTAAAAGATGCCATCCAATATGCCTTGGAAAATAAAGCAGATGCTAAAAAGGCCAAGCTTAAAGTAGAGAACAGCGAATACCAAATCCAGGAAGTGCGTTCCAGAGCTTTACCACAGATTAGTGCTCACGGAAATGTGACCTACAATCCAATTTTACAATTAAATGCCTTGCCGGGTGACTTTTTCGGACAGCCGGGCACTACCATCTTAGCTCCTTTAGGACAAAAGTGGAGTTCTGTAGGAGGTGTTTCATTAACGCAAAACATTTTTGACCAGGCCGTATTTACCGGTTTGAAAGCAGCCAGAACGACCCGTGAGTTTTATCAAATCAATCAGCAGCTTACAGAAGAACAGGTAATTGAAAGAGTTGCCAACAATTATTATCAGGTTTTTGTACAAAGACAGAAGCTTACCGTAATTGACAGCAATTATGTGAATACCTCAAAAGTCAAAGAAATTATCAAAGGCCAGTATGACAACGGGCTTGCAAAGAAAATAGATTTGGACCGTATTACCGTAAAATTGCACAATATCAATACGCAACGACAGCAGTTAATCAATGAGGTGCAA
This portion of the Flavobacterium lindanitolerans genome encodes:
- a CDS encoding polyprenyl synthetase family protein, with the translated sequence MHSISDYQDNFLKYLDNQKIVKEPKSLYEPIQYILSLGGKRIRPILTLMVAEIFDQDYKRALPAALAVEVFHNFSLVHDDIMDDAPLRRGKETVHEKWNTNTGILSGDAMLILAYQYFEQYEPVIFQALAKIFSKTALEVCEGQQWDVDFENRDDVTIPEYLKMIEYKTAVLVGAAMKMGAIIAETSIENCEAIYDFGLNLGIAFQLQDDYLDAFGDPETFGKQVGGDIIENKKTYLYLKTLQFATPEVKEQLLHLYSIQPTDNSEKINSVKEIFNHTGASQATQEAIKEYTFKAFETLEELNIAQDKKAVLKAFGENLMSRKV
- a CDS encoding TetR/AcrR family transcriptional regulator, which codes for MYIKNKDEATEELIKKTAKKLFFGEGKFNATTQEIADAAGVNRTLINYYFRSRDKLFEIVFADAQEKEQQRTESIVFSELPFKAKIEEFIDDSFVMAKEYPYMEIYLVTQFNQGCYFKDEEGMERMLKKFYEELVVEMEKGTIEKMEPIQFIINMVSLISFPISMRPLFQKTMRLTDEEYEKILDDRKEIIMNTLFKEQSKSINNK